The Bradyrhizobium ottawaense genome window below encodes:
- a CDS encoding nitroreductase has product MQFDDVILGRRSIRGYKPDPVPKELIAEIIGLAMRAPSSMNTQPWNFYVITGEPLDRIRAGNTERMVAGIPQSREFRTGQAFAGKHRDRQVGVAKQLFSAMGIERDNTEKRQDWVLRGFRQFDAPVCVIITYDRVLDGSDDTPFDCGAVATALVNAAWSRGLGAVINSQGIMQSPVVREHAGIADDQVIMKSIALGWPDETFPANAVVSERKSVEEATVFVGFEK; this is encoded by the coding sequence ATGCAGTTCGATGACGTCATCCTCGGTCGCCGGAGTATCCGCGGCTACAAACCCGATCCGGTACCCAAGGAGCTGATTGCGGAAATCATTGGTTTGGCGATGCGCGCTCCCTCGTCGATGAACACCCAGCCCTGGAATTTCTATGTCATCACCGGCGAACCGCTGGATCGGATCCGCGCCGGCAACACCGAACGGATGGTGGCGGGCATCCCGCAGTCGCGCGAGTTCCGCACGGGCCAGGCCTTTGCAGGCAAGCACCGTGACAGGCAGGTCGGCGTCGCCAAACAATTATTCTCCGCGATGGGAATCGAGCGCGACAACACGGAAAAGCGCCAGGACTGGGTGCTGCGCGGCTTCCGCCAGTTCGACGCGCCCGTCTGCGTGATCATCACCTATGATCGCGTGCTTGACGGTAGCGACGATACGCCCTTCGACTGCGGCGCCGTGGCGACCGCCCTGGTCAATGCCGCGTGGTCGCGCGGGCTCGGCGCCGTGATCAACAGCCAGGGCATCATGCAGTCCCCCGTGGTGCGCGAGCACGCGGGCATAGCCGACGATCAAGTCATCATGAAAAGCATCGCGCTGGGCTGGCCGGATGAAACCTTTCCGGCGAATGCCGTGGTGTCGGAGCGGAAGTCCGTCGAGGAAGCGACGGTGTTCGTCGGTTTCGAGAAGTAG
- a CDS encoding LysR family transcriptional regulator, which translates to MARFDTNRSAEMEVFVRVVDLGGFTQAARKLRLTPSGVSKLMSRLEARLGSRLVNRTTRKLTLTEEGQAFYQRAVRILAEMEEAEREAASGAAPRGRLTVNCNIPFGMLHMMPLIPRFLEQHPEVTLDLVLTDTLVDLMQEHADVAIRVGPLKASRLIARKLGSSRMVVVGTPNYLARFGTPRTPADLTEHRGIGWTFPRIRGGWPFRRGDRTEEAVPPPVARASDGEVARRLALGGVGLARLALFHIGPDIESGRLVPVLQNYNPGDREDIHAVYVGHTAPLPARVRAFIDFLAEHVLVSDPALKRAGDGRWKLAG; encoded by the coding sequence ATGGCCCGCTTCGACACCAACCGCTCCGCCGAGATGGAGGTCTTCGTCCGCGTCGTCGATCTCGGCGGGTTCACCCAGGCCGCGCGAAAGCTGCGGCTGACGCCGTCGGGCGTGAGCAAGCTGATGTCGCGACTGGAGGCCCGCCTCGGCTCGCGCCTCGTCAACCGCACCACGCGCAAGCTGACCCTGACCGAGGAAGGCCAGGCGTTCTATCAGCGGGCCGTGCGGATCCTCGCGGAGATGGAGGAAGCCGAGCGCGAGGCGGCGTCAGGCGCGGCGCCGCGCGGCCGCCTCACGGTCAACTGCAATATCCCGTTCGGCATGCTGCATATGATGCCGCTGATCCCCCGCTTCCTGGAACAGCATCCCGAGGTCACGCTCGATCTCGTGCTGACCGACACGCTGGTCGACTTGATGCAGGAGCATGCCGACGTTGCGATCCGTGTGGGACCTCTGAAAGCGTCCCGCCTGATCGCGCGCAAGCTCGGCAGCAGCCGCATGGTGGTCGTCGGCACCCCAAACTATCTGGCGCGCTTTGGCACGCCCAGGACGCCGGCGGATCTCACTGAGCACCGCGGCATCGGCTGGACCTTTCCGCGCATCCGCGGCGGATGGCCATTCCGGCGCGGCGATCGCACCGAGGAAGCCGTGCCGCCGCCGGTCGCACGCGCCAGCGACGGCGAAGTCGCCCGCCGGCTGGCGCTGGGCGGCGTCGGCCTCGCCCGCCTCGCGCTCTTCCATATCGGCCCCGACATCGAATCCGGCCGCCTCGTGCCGGTGCTGCAGAACTACAATCCCGGCGACCGCGAAGACATCCACGCCGTCTATGTCGGCCACACCGCCCCCCTGCCCGCACGCGTCCGCGCGTTCATCGATTTCCTTGCCGAGCATGTGCTAGTGAGCGATCCCGCGCTGAAGCGGGCGGGGGATGGGAGGTGGAAACTGGCGGGATGA
- a CDS encoding MFS transporter, with the protein MPPAVLALTAGAFGIGTTEFIIMGLLLQVAADMHVSVPVAGLLISGYALGVFVGAPVLTLATRRMPRKTVLLALMAIFTLGNAACALAPNYELLMAARVLTSLAHGTFFGVGSVVATSLVAEDKRASAISTMFIGLTVATLLGVPFGAWFGLMLGWRAAFWAVTVIGVIAFAVVAALVPGHVGNGDKPVSLAEEVSVLGRPQVLLGLAMTVFGFAGLFVVFTYIQPILTRFTGFSEGAVSPILLVFGVGLAIGNVAGGKLADRGLAGALIGTLAALAIVLLGLAAVLSVKIAAIVLILLLGIAAFATVAPLQLRVLEAAGPSGRTLASSLNIAAFNLGNALGAWAGGVTIDRGLGLSALPLVAAGITAVGLVLALWSLRLDRAPAAVAACPAE; encoded by the coding sequence ATGCCTCCCGCCGTCCTCGCGCTCACCGCCGGTGCCTTCGGCATCGGCACCACTGAATTCATCATCATGGGCCTCTTGCTCCAGGTCGCCGCCGACATGCATGTCTCGGTACCGGTCGCGGGCCTGCTCATCTCCGGTTATGCGCTCGGCGTGTTCGTCGGTGCGCCCGTCCTGACGCTGGCGACGCGGCGGATGCCGCGCAAAACCGTGCTGCTCGCGCTGATGGCGATCTTCACGCTCGGCAATGCGGCCTGTGCGCTGGCGCCGAACTACGAATTGCTGATGGCCGCGCGGGTGCTGACCTCGCTTGCCCACGGTACTTTCTTCGGTGTCGGGTCGGTGGTGGCGACGAGCCTCGTCGCCGAGGACAAGCGGGCCTCCGCGATTTCCACCATGTTCATCGGTCTCACCGTCGCGACGTTGCTGGGCGTGCCCTTCGGCGCCTGGTTCGGTCTGATGCTCGGCTGGCGCGCGGCGTTCTGGGCCGTGACGGTCATCGGCGTGATCGCCTTTGCCGTGGTTGCGGCCCTCGTGCCCGGCCATGTCGGCAACGGCGACAAGCCGGTCTCGCTTGCCGAGGAAGTATCGGTGCTCGGCCGCCCGCAAGTGTTGCTCGGCCTTGCCATGACCGTGTTCGGCTTTGCCGGCCTGTTCGTCGTCTTCACCTACATCCAGCCGATCCTGACGCGCTTCACCGGCTTTTCGGAAGGCGCGGTGTCGCCGATCCTGCTGGTGTTCGGCGTCGGCCTCGCGATCGGCAACGTTGCCGGCGGCAAGCTCGCCGACCGGGGCCTCGCCGGCGCGCTGATCGGAACGCTTGCCGCGCTCGCCATCGTGCTGCTTGGGCTTGCCGCCGTGCTGTCGGTCAAGATCGCGGCGATCGTGCTGATCCTGCTGCTGGGTATCGCGGCCTTTGCGACCGTCGCCCCGCTCCAGCTTCGCGTGCTGGAAGCGGCCGGCCCCAGCGGCCGGACGCTCGCCTCAAGCCTCAACATCGCCGCGTTCAATCTCGGTAACGCTCTCGGCGCCTGGGCCGGTGGCGTCACCATCGACCGCGGGCTCGGCCTCTCGGCGCTGCCTCTGGTCGCAGCCGGCATCACCGCTGTCGGTCTGGTGCTGGCGCTGTGGAGCCTGCGGCTCGACCGCGCGCCGGCGGCCGTCGCGGCCTGCCCCGCGGAATAG
- a CDS encoding amidase family protein, translated as MAKKTAKKTAEKKTASKKPAKTSSKTSASRKAVVAKKAKKAAQLKPASSRRPQGPAWQWSAVETAAAIRSGAISAVETVEAHLERMRAVNPKLNAVVVDLSEEALKAAHAADKQRAKGGELGLLHGVPITIKENVDYEGRPNFNGVPANKDLVAPSDAPVVRNLKKSGAIVIGLTNTPEFSFRGFTDNPLHGLTLNPWDPNITCGGSSGGAGSAVAAGIGTIAHGNDIGGSLRWPAHCNGVATIKPTQGRIPAFNASATAERPMLAHLMSAQGPLARHVADVRLALEVMSRRDPRDPWWVPAPLVGERPKGPIKVALAKIPEDMEVDPSVRAALRQAADHLERSGYRVSEVEVPDINGVWQTWCDIITNETVVMQEAGMLKVTSEDFHKAWGGMKAKANVLDLKAWMQATAARNGHIRAWQLFFEEYPVVLAPTTVKPTPGPREDTVSPERVREIFWGEIRFISAINVLGLPGAVVPVAVHDGKPIGVQLIAGRYREDLALDAAAAVEKRAGVLAHRLWESMV; from the coding sequence GTGGCGAAGAAGACGGCCAAGAAGACTGCCGAGAAGAAGACTGCTTCGAAGAAACCGGCGAAGACCTCCAGCAAGACCAGCGCAAGCCGCAAGGCCGTCGTTGCAAAGAAGGCGAAGAAGGCCGCGCAGCTCAAGCCGGCTTCATCGCGCCGTCCCCAGGGACCGGCCTGGCAGTGGTCGGCGGTGGAGACCGCGGCTGCAATCCGCTCCGGCGCAATCTCCGCAGTCGAAACCGTCGAAGCCCATCTCGAACGGATGCGCGCCGTCAATCCGAAGCTGAACGCGGTCGTCGTCGATCTCTCGGAAGAGGCGTTGAAGGCGGCGCATGCCGCGGACAAGCAGCGCGCCAAGGGCGGCGAGCTCGGCCTCCTGCACGGCGTGCCCATCACCATCAAGGAAAACGTCGATTACGAGGGGCGGCCGAATTTCAACGGCGTGCCCGCCAACAAGGACCTGGTCGCGCCGTCGGATGCGCCTGTTGTTCGCAACCTGAAGAAATCAGGTGCGATCGTCATCGGGCTCACCAACACGCCGGAATTCTCCTTTCGCGGCTTTACCGACAACCCCCTGCACGGGCTGACGCTCAATCCCTGGGATCCCAATATCACCTGCGGCGGCTCCTCGGGCGGTGCGGGTTCGGCGGTCGCCGCCGGCATCGGCACCATCGCCCATGGGAATGACATCGGCGGCTCGCTGCGCTGGCCCGCGCATTGCAACGGTGTCGCCACCATCAAGCCGACGCAGGGGCGCATCCCCGCGTTCAACGCGAGCGCAACGGCCGAGCGGCCGATGCTGGCGCATCTGATGTCGGCGCAGGGGCCGCTCGCGCGCCATGTCGCGGACGTTCGCCTTGCACTCGAGGTGATGAGCCGGCGCGATCCGCGCGATCCCTGGTGGGTGCCGGCGCCGCTGGTCGGCGAGAGGCCGAAGGGGCCGATCAAGGTGGCGCTGGCCAAGATCCCCGAGGACATGGAGGTCGACCCTTCCGTACGCGCCGCACTGCGCCAGGCCGCCGATCATCTCGAACGTTCCGGCTATCGCGTCAGCGAGGTCGAGGTGCCCGACATCAACGGCGTCTGGCAGACCTGGTGCGACATCATCACCAACGAGACCGTGGTGATGCAGGAGGCCGGCATGCTGAAGGTCACCTCCGAGGACTTCCACAAGGCCTGGGGCGGCATGAAGGCCAAGGCCAATGTGCTCGATCTCAAGGCCTGGATGCAGGCGACCGCCGCGCGCAACGGCCACATCCGCGCCTGGCAATTGTTCTTCGAGGAGTACCCGGTCGTGCTGGCGCCGACCACGGTGAAGCCGACGCCGGGCCCGCGCGAGGATACCGTCAGCCCCGAGCGCGTGCGCGAGATCTTCTGGGGCGAGATCCGCTTCATCTCGGCGATCAACGTGCTGGGCCTGCCCGGCGCCGTGGTGCCGGTGGCCGTGCACGACGGCAAGCCGATCGGCGTGCAGCTCATTGCCGGGCGTTATCGCGAGGACCTCGCGCTCGACGCGGCGGCCGCGGTCGAGAAGCGCGCCGGCGTGCTCGCGCATCGGCTGTGGGAGAGCATGGTTTAG
- a CDS encoding O-acetylhomoserine aminocarboxypropyltransferase/cysteine synthase family protein, whose protein sequence is MRNETIAIHAGYEPEATTHAVAVPIYQTAAYAFDSADHGAALFNLEAEGFRYSRIANPTSAVLEKRIAQLEGGVGALAVATGQAALHFAFVNVADHGGNIVSVPQLYGTTHTLLSHILPRQGITARFAESDKPEAVEKLIDENTRAVFAETIGNPAGNVCDIEALAKIAHAHGVPLIVDNTVATPILLKPFDYGADIAVHSLTKFLGGHGTTLGGAIVDSGNFPWAKYADRFPAYNKPDASYHGLVYAERFGKTAYIERARSVYQRTMGSVLSPFNAFLLLQGIETVALRMERHVENARKVAEFVRKDPRVAWVNYTGFPDSPYYPLVQKYLDGNASSLFTFGIKGGMEAGKSFYDALKLITRLVNIGDAKSLACHPASTTHRQMSAEQQRVAGVLPETIRLSIGIEHVSDIIEDIDQALDKACLSARLEAAE, encoded by the coding sequence ATGCGCAACGAGACGATCGCTATTCACGCCGGCTACGAGCCCGAAGCGACCACGCACGCGGTCGCCGTGCCGATCTACCAGACCGCGGCCTACGCTTTCGATAGCGCCGATCACGGCGCGGCGCTCTTCAATCTCGAGGCCGAAGGCTTTCGCTACAGCCGCATCGCCAATCCGACCAGCGCCGTGCTGGAGAAGCGCATCGCCCAGCTCGAAGGCGGCGTCGGTGCGCTTGCGGTTGCGACCGGACAGGCGGCGCTGCATTTCGCCTTCGTCAACGTCGCCGATCACGGCGGCAACATCGTTTCCGTGCCGCAGCTTTACGGCACCACGCACACGCTGCTCTCACACATCCTGCCGCGGCAGGGCATCACCGCCCGCTTCGCCGAGAGCGACAAGCCGGAGGCGGTCGAGAAGCTGATCGACGAGAACACCCGCGCTGTGTTCGCCGAGACCATCGGCAATCCCGCCGGCAATGTCTGCGATATCGAGGCGCTGGCCAAAATCGCGCATGCACATGGCGTGCCCCTGATCGTCGACAACACCGTCGCAACCCCGATTCTGCTCAAGCCGTTCGACTACGGCGCCGACATCGCCGTGCACTCACTGACAAAGTTTCTGGGAGGCCACGGCACCACGCTCGGCGGTGCCATCGTCGATTCCGGGAACTTCCCGTGGGCGAAATACGCCGATCGCTTCCCGGCCTACAACAAGCCCGACGCCTCCTATCACGGCCTCGTCTATGCCGAGCGCTTCGGCAAGACCGCCTATATCGAGCGCGCGCGCAGCGTCTATCAGCGCACCATGGGCTCGGTGCTGTCGCCGTTCAACGCTTTCCTGCTGCTGCAGGGCATCGAGACCGTGGCGCTGCGCATGGAGCGCCATGTCGAGAACGCGCGCAAGGTCGCCGAATTTGTCCGCAAGGATCCGCGCGTTGCCTGGGTCAATTACACCGGCTTTCCCGACAGCCCCTATTATCCGCTGGTGCAGAAATATCTCGATGGCAACGCCTCGTCACTGTTCACCTTCGGCATCAAGGGCGGAATGGAGGCCGGCAAGTCCTTCTATGACGCGCTGAAGCTGATCACGCGCCTCGTCAATATCGGCGATGCCAAGTCGCTGGCCTGCCATCCGGCCTCGACCACCCATCGGCAGATGTCGGCAGAGCAGCAGCGCGTCGCCGGCGTGCTGCCGGAAACGATCCGGCTCTCGATCGGCATCGAGCATGTCTCTGACATCATCGAGGACATCGACCAGGCGCTGGACAAGGCCTGCCTCTCGGCGCGCCTCGAGGCCGCGGAGTAG
- the metA gene encoding homoserine O-succinyltransferase MetA: MTILIDRDQVISSPALVPAERDLARDHGAELTIGLVNNMPDPALKATERQFLKLLQAAAGPRRIRFHCFSLPSVKRSPEAKWHVESEYSDLSDLKRQKFDGLIVTGAEPVAPELDREPYWRDLADLIDWAKANTRSTIWSCLAAHAAVLHLDGIERRRLPAKCHGIFDCDAVTSDALTRAAPAPLKVSHSRLNELAESDLVQAGYQVLTRSAEAGVDVFVRQYDSRFVFFQGHPEYDALSLQREYLRDIGRYLARERENYPRLPVSYFDAATEEKLVRFEKKAAHQRHPALTNELPGLNLRADIGAGSAAAVLFRNWLQYLSVETEAPALAR, encoded by the coding sequence ATGACGATCTTGATCGACAGGGATCAAGTCATATCGAGCCCGGCGCTGGTGCCGGCCGAGCGCGATCTCGCGCGCGATCACGGCGCTGAGCTCACGATCGGGCTCGTCAACAACATGCCGGATCCGGCGCTGAAGGCGACCGAGCGTCAGTTCTTGAAGCTGCTTCAGGCGGCGGCCGGTCCGCGCCGCATCCGCTTCCATTGCTTCTCGCTGCCCAGCGTGAAGCGCTCGCCGGAGGCGAAGTGGCATGTCGAGAGCGAATATTCCGACCTCTCCGATCTGAAGCGCCAGAAATTCGACGGGCTGATCGTGACAGGCGCCGAGCCGGTTGCGCCCGAGCTCGACCGGGAGCCTTATTGGCGTGACCTCGCCGACCTCATTGACTGGGCCAAGGCCAACACGCGCTCGACGATCTGGTCGTGCCTTGCCGCGCATGCGGCGGTGCTGCATCTCGACGGCATCGAACGGCGGCGGCTGCCGGCCAAATGTCACGGCATCTTCGATTGCGACGCCGTGACGAGCGATGCCCTGACGCGTGCCGCGCCGGCGCCGCTGAAGGTGTCGCATTCGCGCCTCAACGAGCTCGCGGAGAGCGACCTGGTGCAGGCCGGTTATCAGGTGCTGACACGCTCGGCGGAGGCCGGCGTCGACGTTTTCGTTCGCCAATATGACAGCCGGTTCGTGTTCTTCCAGGGGCATCCGGAATATGACGCGCTGTCGCTCCAGCGCGAATATCTGCGCGACATCGGCCGCTACCTTGCGCGGGAGCGTGAGAACTATCCGCGCCTGCCCGTGAGCTATTTTGACGCAGCGACGGAAGAGAAATTGGTCCGCTTCGAGAAGAAGGCGGCGCACCAACGCCATCCGGCGCTCACCAACGAACTGCCCGGGCTGAATTTGCGCGCCGATATCGGCGCCGGCAGTGCGGCCGCGGTGCTTTTCCGCAATTGGTTGCAATATCTCAGTGTGGAAACCGAAGCGCCGGCCCTTGCGCGTTAG
- a CDS encoding polysaccharide deacetylase family protein, with amino-acid sequence MWSALQGRVSNRLARHFRAASHRLPAHAPIVSFTFDDAPDSAAGEGAALLEEHGGRGTFYLAGSLIGQPSDHWNGLSDDAIVRLHRAGHEIACHTFSHQSSANLDEAAMAREIERNRTYFRSIDSSINLENFAYPYGIASVWRKPQLAKAFRSARGILPGVNSDVIDLQFLRASPLVNCEIDKAGVDRYFDEAVASGGWLIFYGHDVADAPSPYGCTPDLMRHALEAAGQRNMPIVTVAEALRRIGA; translated from the coding sequence GTGTGGTCGGCACTCCAGGGACGCGTGAGCAATCGGCTGGCCCGGCATTTCCGCGCCGCGTCGCACCGGCTGCCTGCGCATGCGCCGATCGTGAGCTTTACCTTCGACGATGCCCCGGATAGCGCCGCAGGCGAGGGCGCCGCGCTACTGGAAGAGCATGGCGGCCGCGGTACGTTCTATCTCGCCGGCAGCCTGATCGGGCAGCCGTCGGACCATTGGAATGGCCTGTCGGACGATGCGATCGTGCGGCTTCACCGCGCCGGTCACGAGATTGCCTGCCACACCTTCTCGCACCAGAGCTCGGCCAATCTCGACGAGGCCGCGATGGCTCGCGAGATCGAGCGGAACCGCACCTATTTTCGCAGCATCGATTCCTCGATCAATCTGGAGAACTTCGCCTATCCCTATGGGATTGCCTCGGTCTGGCGCAAGCCGCAGCTCGCCAAGGCCTTCCGTTCTGCGCGCGGCATCCTTCCCGGCGTCAACAGCGACGTCATCGATCTCCAGTTCCTGCGTGCGTCGCCCTTGGTCAATTGTGAGATCGACAAGGCAGGCGTCGATCGCTATTTCGACGAGGCGGTGGCGAGCGGTGGATGGCTGATCTTCTACGGCCATGACGTCGCGGACGCGCCGAGCCCCTATGGCTGCACGCCGGACCTGATGCGTCATGCGCTGGAAGCCGCCGGACAGCGCAACATGCCGATCGTGACGGTCGCAGAAGCGCTGCGCAGGATCGGGGCGTAG
- the recQ gene encoding DNA helicase RecQ has protein sequence MNAPSTAPRPAPANGRDALSVLHSVFGLPGFRGSQGEIIRHVTDGGNCLVLMPTGGGKSLCYQLPSLLREGCGIVVSPLIALMRDQVAGLLEAGVNAAALNSSLTLQEASDIERRLLAGDLDLLYVAPERLVTPRCLSLLAQAKVALFAIDEAHCVSQWGHDFRPEYVGLSIIAERFPDVPRIALTATADELTRKEIVARLQLTDSPQFVSSFDRPNIRYEIVDKRSAVSQLKEFIRERHAGDAGVVYCLSRNRVEEVAAALDEAGIAALPYHAGLDSQVRSRNQDRFLNEDGIVIVATVAFGMGIDKPDVRFVAHLDLPKSIEAYYQETGRAGRDGKPSAAWMAYGLSDIVQQRRMIDESSASDEFKRVSIGKLDALVGLAETPHCRRRRLLAYFGEIVMGESCGNCDNCLTPPKMRDGKVLAQKLLSCVYRTGQRFGAMHLIDVLVGRLTEKVTQFGHDKLSVFGIGRELNEKQWRTVLRQLVAMGHLQSDSEAYGALKLTETARGVLRGETEVWLREEAPGTRLRASRGKSRRGDLAPAANAPQGDVDPELRARLRSWRSDIARERGVPAYVVLHDATIDGIVRAWPTTLDELRNVPGIGDKKLEHYGDELLQIVRTR, from the coding sequence ATGAATGCCCCTTCCACCGCCCCGCGACCTGCGCCGGCCAACGGCCGCGATGCGCTGTCGGTGCTGCATTCGGTGTTCGGCCTGCCGGGCTTTCGCGGTTCGCAGGGCGAGATCATCCGGCACGTCACTGACGGCGGCAATTGCCTGGTGCTGATGCCGACCGGCGGCGGCAAGTCGTTGTGCTATCAGCTGCCGTCCCTGCTGCGCGAAGGCTGCGGCATCGTGGTGTCGCCGTTGATCGCCCTGATGCGCGACCAGGTTGCCGGCCTGCTCGAGGCCGGCGTCAACGCCGCCGCGCTGAATTCGTCGCTGACGCTGCAGGAGGCCTCCGACATCGAGCGGCGCCTGCTCGCGGGCGATCTCGATCTGCTCTATGTCGCGCCGGAACGCCTGGTGACGCCGCGGTGCCTGTCGCTGCTGGCGCAGGCGAAGGTGGCGCTGTTCGCGATCGACGAGGCGCATTGCGTCTCGCAATGGGGCCACGACTTCCGCCCCGAATATGTCGGCCTCTCCATCATCGCCGAACGCTTCCCCGACGTGCCGCGCATCGCGCTGACCGCGACCGCCGACGAGTTGACGCGCAAGGAGATCGTCGCGCGGCTTCAGCTCACGGACTCGCCGCAGTTCGTCTCCAGCTTCGACCGGCCCAACATCCGCTACGAGATCGTCGACAAGCGCAGTGCGGTGTCGCAGCTGAAGGAGTTCATCCGGGAGCGCCATGCCGGGGACGCCGGCGTGGTCTATTGCCTGTCCCGCAACCGTGTCGAGGAGGTCGCCGCCGCGCTCGACGAGGCCGGCATAGCCGCGCTGCCATATCACGCCGGGCTCGACAGCCAGGTGCGTTCGCGCAACCAGGACCGCTTCCTCAACGAGGACGGCATCGTCATCGTCGCGACCGTCGCGTTCGGCATGGGCATCGACAAGCCCGACGTGCGCTTCGTCGCCCATCTCGACCTGCCCAAGAGCATCGAGGCCTATTACCAGGAGACCGGGCGCGCCGGCCGCGACGGCAAGCCGTCGGCGGCCTGGATGGCCTACGGCCTTTCCGACATCGTGCAGCAGCGTCGCATGATCGACGAATCCAGCGCCTCCGACGAATTCAAGCGGGTCTCGATCGGCAAGCTCGATGCGCTCGTCGGCCTTGCCGAGACGCCGCACTGCCGGCGTCGGCGGCTGCTCGCCTATTTCGGCGAGATCGTGATGGGCGAGAGCTGCGGCAATTGCGACAACTGCCTGACGCCGCCGAAAATGCGCGACGGCAAGGTGCTGGCGCAGAAGCTGTTGTCGTGCGTCTATCGCACCGGGCAACGTTTCGGCGCGATGCATCTGATCGACGTGCTGGTCGGGCGCCTGACCGAGAAGGTGACGCAGTTCGGCCACGACAAATTGTCCGTGTTCGGCATCGGACGCGAGCTCAACGAAAAGCAGTGGCGCACCGTGCTGCGGCAATTGGTGGCGATGGGGCATTTGCAGAGCGACAGCGAAGCCTATGGCGCGCTGAAGCTGACCGAGACCGCGCGCGGCGTGTTGCGCGGTGAGACCGAGGTGTGGCTGCGCGAGGAAGCGCCCGGCACGCGCCTTCGCGCAAGCCGCGGCAAATCCCGCCGCGGCGACCTTGCGCCCGCCGCCAACGCCCCGCAAGGCGATGTCGATCCCGAACTGCGCGCGCGGCTGCGCTCGTGGCGTTCGGACATTGCGCGCGAGCGCGGTGTGCCGGCCTATGTGGTGCTGCACGATGCCACCATCGACGGCATCGTCCGGGCCTGGCCGACGACACTCGACGAGCTGCGCAACGTGCCCGGCATCGGCGACAAGAAGCTCGAGCATTACGGCGACGAGCTGCTGCAGATCGTCAGGACGCGGTAG
- a CDS encoding 1-aminocyclopropane-1-carboxylate deaminase, with the protein MKLDKFPRYPLTFGPTPIEKLERLSKHLGGNVEVYAKREDCNSGLAYGGNKLRKLEYIIPDAIASNADTLVSIGGVQSNHTRMIAAVAAKIGMKCRLVQEAWVPHEDAVYDRVGNIMLSRIMGADVRLVDDGFDIGIRKSWEQAIDEVKAAGGKPYAIPAGASVHKFGGLGYVGFAEEVRKQEAELGFKFDYIVVCTVTGSTHAGMLVGFAADGRARKVIGIDASFTPAQTKSQVLEIAQNTAKLVELGKDLVTEDVVLIEDYAYPAYGVPSEETKEAIRLTARLEGMITDPVYEGKSMQGLIDLAQKGYFEKGAKILYAHLGGAPALNGYAYAFRNG; encoded by the coding sequence ATGAAGCTGGACAAATTTCCGCGCTACCCGCTGACCTTCGGCCCCACGCCCATCGAGAAGCTGGAGCGGCTGTCGAAGCATCTTGGCGGCAATGTCGAGGTCTACGCCAAGCGCGAGGACTGCAATTCCGGCCTCGCCTATGGCGGCAACAAGCTGCGCAAGCTCGAATACATCATCCCGGATGCGATCGCGTCCAACGCCGACACGCTGGTCTCGATCGGCGGCGTGCAATCGAACCACACCCGCATGATCGCCGCCGTCGCCGCCAAGATCGGAATGAAGTGCCGCCTGGTGCAGGAAGCCTGGGTGCCGCACGAGGACGCGGTCTATGACCGTGTCGGCAACATCATGCTCTCGCGCATCATGGGCGCCGACGTGCGCCTCGTCGACGACGGCTTCGACATCGGCATCCGCAAGAGCTGGGAGCAGGCGATCGACGAGGTGAAGGCGGCGGGCGGCAAGCCCTACGCGATTCCCGCCGGCGCCTCCGTGCACAAGTTCGGCGGCCTCGGCTATGTCGGCTTCGCCGAAGAGGTGCGCAAGCAGGAAGCCGAGCTCGGCTTCAAGTTCGACTACATCGTCGTCTGCACCGTCACCGGCTCGACCCATGCCGGCATGCTGGTCGGCTTCGCCGCCGACGGCCGCGCCCGCAAGGTGATCGGCATCGATGCGTCCTTCACGCCGGCGCAGACGAAATCACAGGTGCTCGAGATCGCGCAGAACACCGCAAAGCTCGTCGAGCTCGGCAAGGACCTCGTCACTGAGGACGTCGTGCTGATCGAGGACTACGCCTATCCCGCCTACGGCGTGCCGTCGGAAGAGACCAAGGAAGCGATCCGCCTCACCGCGCGTCTCGAAGGCATGATCACCGACCCCGTCTACGAGGGCAAATCGATGCAGGGCCTGATCGACCTCGCGCAGAAGGGCTATTTCGAGAAGGGCGCGAAGATCCTGTACGCGCATCTCGGCGGCGCGCCCGCCCTGAACGGGTATGCCTACGCGTTTAGGAATGGGTGA